A section of the Roseivirga sp. BDSF3-8 genome encodes:
- a CDS encoding tetratricopeptide repeat protein, whose product MSISLHISSIGRVITAFVFSFLVISGYSVSGQELERDSVYFKQLDSLFYKIYEVGQVSPAKSLPILREAELMAKKYNDTVNLAYLKMQGGYIESKLGNYQLALDLYLSAYEFFKNDKDTITRADILNGLGVVYHDIGDNEKALEYYDQAYEIFSSLGDQYGEATILNNYGEMYFEDEDYSTALAYYIKTLEVYRDLEMELEAAVPLHNIGRVYKELGEYERAIKYLNEALEIDNKNNDMGGVAEDYQELGRVYQDAGMYEQAQANYERGLEVARKMKIRPILQSTYKALSENYKITGDQKVALEYYKAYLALKDSLLNDDVQKEMAQVQTRFELDQKDKEIEYLEIQQEIDENIIRDRNIKLAIGTGLALLVLVIMAILYSRFRIKLKTKNQLEDNNTLIDQRSKELKDTNQKLKQSKTRLKELNGTKDKFFSIISHDLKSPLRSLSGLFRILIDHADKLSREEIMALTSKLDHSVSNLSILLDNLLQWSMTQMGNVSYQPSTIQIAEPISETVRLLKPEADHKKISLMLNVIDKGNVFADRNMITFIIRNLVSNAIKFTPTGGKVKVNIFDKNGYYMVQVSDNGIGIPEENINKLFRLETSFTTAGTQQEKGTGLGLILCREFAVKNGGDISIESEEGKGTVFTVSLPKAMHHEMATVNS is encoded by the coding sequence ATGAGCATAAGCTTACACATATCATCCATTGGCCGGGTAATCACCGCTTTCGTTTTTTCTTTTCTGGTGATTTCCGGTTACTCTGTCAGCGGGCAGGAGTTGGAAAGAGATTCAGTCTACTTTAAGCAACTGGATTCGCTTTTCTATAAAATCTATGAAGTAGGTCAGGTTTCTCCGGCCAAGTCACTGCCTATTCTAAGAGAGGCGGAGTTGATGGCCAAAAAGTATAATGACACCGTCAATTTGGCTTATCTGAAGATGCAGGGAGGCTATATTGAAAGTAAACTTGGAAACTACCAGCTCGCTCTTGATCTGTATCTAAGTGCCTATGAGTTTTTTAAGAATGATAAAGATACTATCACCCGTGCTGATATACTCAATGGGCTAGGAGTGGTATATCATGATATTGGAGACAATGAAAAGGCACTGGAGTATTATGACCAGGCCTACGAGATATTCAGTAGCCTCGGAGATCAGTACGGAGAAGCCACTATCCTTAATAACTACGGTGAAATGTATTTTGAGGATGAAGACTATTCCACGGCCCTCGCGTACTACATAAAAACGCTTGAAGTTTACCGTGATCTGGAAATGGAACTGGAAGCCGCTGTTCCATTACATAATATTGGCCGCGTATACAAAGAACTTGGTGAATACGAAAGAGCTATTAAGTATCTTAATGAGGCACTGGAGATAGATAATAAAAACAATGATATGGGCGGGGTGGCCGAGGACTATCAGGAGCTGGGCCGTGTATATCAGGATGCAGGTATGTACGAGCAGGCACAGGCCAACTATGAAAGAGGGCTGGAAGTAGCCCGAAAAATGAAAATCCGGCCTATCCTGCAATCAACTTATAAGGCTTTATCCGAAAATTATAAGATTACCGGTGACCAAAAAGTCGCCCTCGAGTATTATAAGGCCTATCTGGCGCTTAAAGACAGTCTGCTAAACGATGATGTACAGAAGGAAATGGCGCAGGTGCAGACCAGATTTGAGCTGGATCAGAAAGATAAGGAGATAGAATACCTTGAAATTCAGCAGGAGATCGACGAAAACATTATTCGTGACCGTAACATCAAGCTCGCAATAGGTACAGGGCTTGCGTTGCTGGTACTAGTGATCATGGCCATTCTTTATAGCCGTTTCCGTATCAAGCTGAAGACTAAGAATCAGCTGGAAGATAATAATACACTGATTGATCAGCGCAGTAAGGAACTGAAGGATACCAATCAGAAGCTGAAACAAAGTAAAACCCGGCTAAAGGAGCTCAATGGCACTAAGGATAAATTCTTCAGCATTATCTCTCATGACCTAAAGAGTCCCTTACGCTCCCTGTCAGGACTCTTCAGAATCCTTATTGACCATGCAGATAAGCTTAGCCGCGAAGAGATTATGGCGCTGACCAGTAAGCTGGATCATAGCGTAAGTAACCTCTCCATTCTCCTGGATAACCTGTTACAATGGTCCATGACGCAAATGGGAAATGTATCTTACCAGCCTTCAACCATTCAGATTGCCGAACCTATCTCTGAAACTGTCAGATTATTGAAACCGGAAGCTGATCATAAGAAGATTAGCCTGATGCTTAATGTGATAGATAAAGGCAACGTGTTTGCTGACCGGAATATGATAACTTTCATTATCCGTAACCTGGTAAGTAATGCGATTAAGTTTACCCCTACCGGGGGTAAGGTCAAAGTCAATATATTCGATAAAAATGGGTATTACATGGTTCAGGTGTCGGATAACGGAATAGGTATTCCAGAGGAGAATATCAATAAGCTATTCAGACTTGAAACCTCATTTACTACTGCCGGAACGCAGCAGGAAAAAGGTACCGGCCTGGGGCTTATTCTTTGCAGGGAATTTGCCGTGAAGAATGGGGGTGATATTTCGATCGAAAGCGAAGAAGGAAAAGGTACCGTCTTCACTGTCTCCCTTCCAAAGGCTATGCACCACGAAATGGCTACTGTGAACTCCTGA
- a CDS encoding alkane 1-monooxygenase, whose translation MVFLKRIGFFCAFIIPAVTVSGYLIGGLLNWATVVFVFALIPILDQIVGKDPYNIPDTEIRTEGRKRYYRFILFTWVYVQYALIIWGAWVVFSGQLSNWAAYAGFTISIGLSTGGVGITVAHELGHKHGKLEKLYAKLLLMSVCYMHFYIEHNRGHHVHVATPQDAATARHGEPLYAFWLRSVTGCYRHAWKLENHRLRKKGRHILHIQNEMIWFTLLPILLCFLLTTGISLLAGRFTWEVIPYFFTQSLVAFTLLEAVNYIEHYGLERRETETGRFERVQNIHSWNANHLISNFFLFQLQRHSDHHVHATRPYQVLQHFDESPQLPTGYAGMIVLAFFPPLWFSLMNKRLNTWKEQRLQRGNVSRA comes from the coding sequence ATGGTCTTTTTAAAGCGAATAGGATTCTTCTGTGCGTTTATCATTCCTGCAGTTACAGTGTCAGGATATCTGATCGGTGGCCTATTGAATTGGGCTACCGTAGTATTTGTATTTGCCCTCATCCCTATACTTGACCAGATAGTAGGCAAAGACCCTTATAACATTCCGGATACCGAAATAAGGACGGAAGGGCGTAAACGTTACTATCGGTTTATCCTCTTTACCTGGGTATATGTACAGTACGCACTTATCATTTGGGGAGCCTGGGTCGTTTTCTCAGGACAGTTAAGCAACTGGGCCGCCTATGCAGGCTTCACCATAAGTATCGGTCTCAGCACCGGAGGTGTAGGCATTACCGTAGCCCATGAACTTGGCCACAAGCACGGTAAGCTCGAAAAGCTTTATGCTAAACTACTCCTGATGTCTGTATGCTACATGCACTTTTATATAGAGCACAACAGGGGCCATCATGTACATGTAGCTACCCCGCAAGACGCAGCAACTGCCAGACATGGTGAACCACTTTATGCCTTTTGGCTTCGTTCGGTAACCGGATGCTACCGCCACGCCTGGAAACTTGAAAACCATCGTCTCAGAAAAAAAGGGCGCCATATTCTCCATATCCAAAATGAGATGATCTGGTTTACGCTTTTACCTATCCTGCTGTGCTTCCTTTTGACTACTGGCATAAGCTTGCTGGCAGGGCGATTCACCTGGGAGGTAATCCCCTACTTTTTTACACAGAGCCTGGTGGCTTTTACGTTGCTTGAGGCAGTCAATTATATAGAGCACTACGGTCTGGAAAGGCGCGAAACCGAAACGGGCCGGTTCGAAAGGGTTCAGAATATTCACTCCTGGAACGCCAACCATCTTATCAGTAATTTTTTCCTTTTTCAACTACAGCGCCACTCTGACCATCATGTGCATGCTACGCGTCCCTATCAGGTTCTGCAACACTTCGATGAGAGCCCGCAATTACCTACCGGATATGCTGGCATGATCGTGTTAGCCTTTTTTCCTCCGCTTTGGTTTAGTCTAATGAACAAACGGCTAAACACATGGAAAGAACAGCGGTTACAAAGAGGGAACGTATCCCGTGCATAA
- a CDS encoding citrate synthase: MSNVAELKVDGKSYELPIIEGSEKERAIDISKLRAQSGLITIDPGFKNTGSTTSSITFLDGEQGILRYRGYSIEDLAEKSSFLEVAYLLIYGVLPKKDEFDTFKRDITTHTLVHEDIKKILDGFPSNSHPMGTLSSLVCSLTAFYPESLDPNRSWEATNMSIIRILAKMPTFAAWAYKNEVGHPVNYPDNSLDYCSNFLKMMFALPAEQYDVDPVVADALDKLLILHADHEQNCSASTVRIVGSSKASLYASVSAGINALWGPLHGGANQAVIEMLENIKADGGDVKKYIDKAKDKDDSFRLMGFGHRVYKNFDPRARIIKKAADDVLSKLGVQDPVLDIAKGLEEAALNDDYFVERKLYPNVDFYSGIIYRAMGIPTEMFTVMFALGRLPGWIAQWKEMRENNEPIGRPRQIYVGSNQRTYPSIDER; the protein is encoded by the coding sequence ATGTCAAACGTTGCAGAATTAAAAGTAGACGGTAAGAGTTACGAGCTACCAATTATCGAAGGTTCTGAAAAAGAGCGTGCCATCGATATCAGTAAGCTTCGTGCACAGTCCGGCCTGATCACAATTGACCCCGGATTTAAGAACACTGGTAGCACTACCAGTTCAATCACTTTTTTGGACGGTGAGCAGGGCATCCTGCGGTACCGCGGTTATAGCATCGAAGATTTGGCTGAAAAGTCTTCTTTCCTTGAGGTGGCTTATCTCCTTATATATGGAGTGCTTCCTAAAAAGGATGAGTTCGATACTTTTAAGCGTGATATCACCACGCACACCCTCGTACATGAGGATATCAAGAAAATACTTGATGGCTTTCCCAGCAACTCGCATCCTATGGGAACACTGTCATCGTTAGTATGCTCACTTACAGCTTTCTACCCTGAATCCTTGGATCCTAACCGTTCATGGGAAGCTACTAATATGAGCATTATCCGCATCTTGGCTAAGATGCCTACCTTCGCTGCATGGGCATACAAAAACGAGGTAGGTCATCCGGTGAATTACCCTGACAACAGCCTGGACTACTGCTCTAACTTCCTGAAGATGATGTTTGCTCTTCCTGCAGAGCAGTATGATGTGGACCCTGTGGTAGCCGATGCACTGGACAAGCTCCTAATCCTACACGCTGATCATGAGCAAAACTGTTCTGCCTCTACCGTACGCATTGTAGGTAGCTCTAAGGCAAGCCTGTATGCTTCTGTCTCTGCCGGTATTAATGCACTATGGGGCCCGCTCCACGGTGGCGCTAACCAGGCCGTGATTGAGATGCTTGAAAACATCAAAGCTGATGGCGGTGATGTGAAGAAGTACATCGACAAAGCAAAAGACAAGGACGATAGCTTCCGTCTGATGGGCTTTGGTCACAGGGTATACAAGAACTTTGATCCAAGGGCCAGAATTATCAAAAAAGCAGCAGATGATGTACTAAGTAAACTGGGCGTTCAGGATCCTGTACTTGACATTGCTAAGGGGCTGGAAGAAGCCGCACTGAATGATGATTACTTTGTAGAAAGAAAACTTTACCCTAACGTAGACTTCTACAGTGGTATTATCTACAGAGCCATGGGCATTCCTACTGAAATGTTCACAGTAATGTTTGCTCTTGGTCGCCTCCCCGGCTGGATTGCACAGTGGAAAGAAATGCGTGAGAACAATGAGCCTATCGGCCGTCCTCGCCAGATTTACGTTGGCAGCAATCAGCGGACCTATCCTTCTATAGACGAGAGATAA
- a CDS encoding sensor histidine kinase has translation MTKTRYIFLTVCISVFFLTESLAIDGLPSYYAQASAREKVIILMDLASDQAKNSPAEAVQSLDVAYSLADSLSDNRGMMRILELQAGLFDRLGQYEKSLEKLENVSVLRDSVAQETRRKQISRIYDSYESEKQSRDLEILKAQKEKNGQKLTQRNLFFFGLAAISCLIIVSLIALLSRYRITQNALKKISIQNDLLQEQFAELEILNRRLTESEEQFRYLNKQKAKFFGTISKDLKNPFSDLRVELNELMKAAGTMSEQELSNKALRINSNVDFLIVLIENLLFWSREQMDSTRLIPEKFSLSQLIHEVADQMRMQATYQGVSFKFDLDDTLVYADENTISFILKNIFTQTITYSESGTVLDISSVADDHTVELMFKAKSFQRYQEVQTLLEEAHEQEQLQKTFYEKSSNLGVIMSGWFLKRNRAFYQVYQEGDTTFFKFRFPIKEPDKKTLVHDN, from the coding sequence TTGACAAAAACACGCTACATATTTTTAACTGTCTGTATATCAGTATTTTTTCTGACTGAAAGTCTTGCGATCGATGGTCTGCCTTCTTACTATGCTCAAGCCTCTGCGAGGGAGAAAGTCATAATTCTGATGGACCTGGCAAGTGATCAGGCAAAAAACTCACCTGCCGAAGCAGTACAAAGCCTTGATGTAGCTTATTCCCTCGCTGATAGTTTGTCAGATAACAGAGGGATGATGCGTATTCTAGAGCTTCAGGCAGGACTTTTTGACAGACTTGGCCAGTATGAAAAGAGCCTTGAGAAGCTTGAAAATGTATCGGTTTTAAGGGATTCAGTAGCACAGGAAACCAGGCGTAAGCAGATTTCCAGGATATATGATAGCTATGAGTCTGAAAAACAGTCAAGAGACCTCGAAATACTAAAAGCACAAAAGGAAAAAAACGGCCAAAAACTTACTCAGCGCAATCTTTTTTTCTTTGGCCTGGCGGCAATTTCCTGCCTCATTATTGTTTCGCTGATTGCCCTGTTGAGCAGATATCGTATTACTCAGAATGCTCTCAAAAAGATAAGTATCCAGAATGACCTGCTTCAGGAACAATTTGCAGAATTAGAAATTCTTAACCGAAGGCTTACGGAGTCAGAAGAACAGTTTCGTTACCTCAATAAGCAAAAGGCTAAATTTTTCGGGACCATCTCAAAAGATCTTAAGAATCCCTTCAGTGATCTTAGAGTAGAGCTCAATGAACTGATGAAAGCCGCAGGCACTATGTCTGAGCAAGAGCTTAGCAATAAAGCTCTCAGGATCAATAGTAATGTGGATTTTCTGATTGTCCTTATCGAAAACCTGCTCTTTTGGTCACGTGAACAAATGGACTCCACCAGGCTGATACCTGAAAAGTTCTCTCTTAGCCAGCTCATTCATGAGGTGGCTGACCAAATGCGGATGCAGGCCACCTATCAGGGGGTATCCTTTAAATTTGACCTTGACGATACTTTGGTTTATGCAGATGAAAATACTATTTCGTTCATTCTTAAGAACATATTTACCCAGACCATAACCTACAGCGAGTCAGGCACTGTTTTAGATATTAGTTCTGTCGCAGATGACCATACGGTGGAGCTTATGTTTAAAGCAAAGAGCTTTCAACGGTACCAAGAAGTGCAGACGCTATTGGAAGAGGCGCATGAGCAGGAGCAGCTACAAAAAACTTTTTATGAGAAGAGCAGTAACCTTGGCGTAATCATGTCAGGGTGGTTTCTTAAACGAAACAGAGCATTCTACCAGGTGTACCAGGAAGGCGATACGACTTTTTTCAAATTCAGGTTTCCAATCAAGGAGCCCGATAAAAAAACCTTGGTTCACGATAATTGA
- a CDS encoding acyl-CoA-binding protein, giving the protein MELQESFDKAVSHSRELAERPSNEELLKLYALYKQATEGDVTGDRPGGFDFKGIAKYDAWAMLKGTPKDEAKKEYILFVESLHQKS; this is encoded by the coding sequence ATGGAATTACAAGAGTCATTTGATAAGGCCGTTAGCCACTCTAGAGAGCTAGCCGAGCGACCTTCTAATGAAGAGCTGCTAAAGTTATATGCTTTATATAAGCAGGCCACCGAAGGTGATGTGACCGGAGACAGGCCTGGAGGTTTTGACTTCAAAGGTATCGCTAAATATGATGCATGGGCCATGTTAAAAGGCACACCTAAAGATGAAGCAAAAAAGGAATATATCCTTTTTGTAGAAAGTCTTCATCAGAAAAGCTAA
- a CDS encoding ATP-binding protein, protein MKDTWRRITTSGIHESQDTVLKRNIVLTNSLALILLMLSLVLAMLILIYFGPVISCAMAASSVLLYSGVIMLNRAGHINAGRMLLAIGVPVWTLSTALVSKSFDLFIEEFEFFDTRLIILSSTVLPMVIFDIRERKRLWAGLFACFAILVLYDPIHNMFGVGYFQAGLSSLNYPFINIIGVLCWALITGSMYTLKYQILKHEQALEHNNHTLLAKNNELSSLYNEIEAQNEEILAQTEEIVEKRDQMQQAHTIIMMQKEQLQKENKNLQEELVENNVQLKQTNKELLRHVQELEQFSYTISHNLRGPVARLLGLTHLFEKEKVDNGNKEIILHIEDSAKKLDQTLKDLTKILELRRDLLEKREKVDLHDEMDRVKHMLAEKIEATNTEIREEIEIEKFYSIRGFIQSILFNLISNAIRYRSTERKPLITVSATTQEEHLVLMVSDNGLGIDMEKYGAKLFDMYKTFHEHAKGRGLGLYLVRMQIDLLGGNLKVESEPGVGTSFIINLPLKAF, encoded by the coding sequence ATGAAAGATACCTGGAGAAGGATAACGACTTCCGGCATACACGAGTCACAGGATACCGTTCTTAAAAGGAACATCGTCCTGACAAATAGCCTCGCCCTGATTCTATTAATGCTAAGTCTTGTCCTGGCCATGCTCATTCTGATCTACTTTGGGCCGGTGATCTCATGCGCCATGGCTGCCTCCTCTGTATTACTGTACTCCGGTGTCATCATGCTTAACCGAGCAGGCCATATCAATGCAGGAAGGATGTTACTGGCCATAGGTGTGCCGGTATGGACACTGTCTACCGCCCTGGTAAGTAAAAGCTTTGACCTGTTTATTGAAGAGTTCGAATTCTTCGACACCCGCCTCATCATCCTTAGCAGTACAGTGCTGCCCATGGTCATATTTGATATCCGCGAAAGAAAGAGGCTCTGGGCCGGTCTCTTTGCCTGTTTTGCCATACTGGTTTTGTATGATCCGATCCATAATATGTTTGGCGTAGGCTACTTTCAGGCAGGGCTATCCTCACTAAACTACCCCTTTATCAACATTATTGGCGTTTTGTGTTGGGCACTTATCACCGGCAGTATGTACACGCTAAAGTATCAGATATTAAAACATGAACAGGCGCTTGAGCACAATAATCATACCCTGCTTGCAAAAAACAATGAGCTAAGCAGCCTATACAACGAAATAGAAGCTCAAAACGAGGAAATACTTGCCCAGACAGAGGAGATTGTTGAGAAAAGAGACCAGATGCAACAGGCTCACACCATTATAATGATGCAGAAAGAGCAATTGCAAAAAGAGAATAAAAACCTACAGGAAGAACTTGTTGAAAATAACGTACAGTTAAAGCAAACTAATAAAGAGCTTCTGCGTCATGTACAGGAACTGGAACAGTTCAGTTACACCATATCTCATAACCTGCGTGGCCCTGTAGCCAGGTTGCTGGGACTTACTCACCTTTTTGAAAAGGAAAAGGTAGATAACGGCAATAAGGAGATCATCCTCCACATAGAGGACTCGGCTAAAAAGCTGGATCAAACACTGAAAGACCTCACTAAAATCCTTGAGCTACGTCGTGATCTACTGGAAAAACGGGAAAAAGTAGACCTGCACGATGAAATGGATCGTGTAAAGCATATGCTGGCCGAAAAGATAGAAGCGACGAATACAGAAATAAGAGAGGAAATAGAGATTGAGAAATTTTACTCTATCAGGGGATTTATCCAGAGTATTCTTTTCAATCTGATCAGCAATGCCATACGGTACCGTTCTACAGAACGAAAACCCCTGATAACAGTGTCAGCTACTACCCAAGAGGAGCATCTTGTTCTTATGGTCTCTGATAATGGACTGGGAATAGATATGGAAAAATACGGGGCTAAACTGTTCGATATGTATAAAACCTTCCATGAGCACGCCAAAGGCAGAGGGTTAGGACTATATCTCGTAAGAATGCAGATAGACCTTCTGGGTGGAAATCTAAAAGTAGAAAGCGAGCCAGGGGTGGGAACATCTTTTATCATCAATCTGCCACTCAAGGCATTTTAA
- a CDS encoding PRC-barrel domain-containing protein: MAEHITLSGTSIIGTQVKNKEGEPLGRIIDLMIDMQSSIVAYFVLAYKEQEDNQKLFAVPVEGITPDTANKQLIINISRNTLEENDGFDKDNWPLKSNSMFLTDMQSHYGSGKGLPSRPAHG, translated from the coding sequence ATGGCAGAACATATCACCCTATCGGGAACATCGATAATTGGCACACAGGTCAAAAATAAAGAAGGCGAGCCACTGGGAAGAATAATTGACCTGATGATAGACATGCAAAGTAGCATTGTCGCTTATTTTGTGCTGGCCTATAAAGAGCAAGAGGATAATCAAAAGCTTTTTGCCGTACCTGTAGAAGGTATTACACCTGATACGGCAAATAAGCAATTGATAATCAATATCAGCCGAAATACCCTGGAAGAAAATGATGGTTTTGATAAGGATAACTGGCCTCTTAAGAGCAATAGTATGTTCCTGACTGACATGCAGTCCCATTACGGATCGGGAAAAGGTCTTCCTTCCAGACCTGCACACGGGTAA
- a CDS encoding nucleoside recognition domain-containing protein, translating into MVLNYLWIAFFLIAFVVALIKLLVVGDTTVFPSIVNAIFGAARNGFEISLFLTGILAFWMGIMRIGEKGGIVKVLSVVVGPLFRRLFPAIPRDHPVMTPIVMNFSANLLGLDNAATPMGLKAMEGLQELNPNKKKASDAQIMFLVLNTSGLTLIPINIMVYRAEAGAADPADIFLPILLATACSTLVGLIAVGLRQRLNFFDPVIIGYLVSIAAVLGGGMWYLQTLDQDTMQVVSANIAHVTLFSIIIGFILLGWKKRINVYESFVSGAKEGFQIAVKIIPYLVAILTAIAAFRASGTLELINQSIASMIADFGGDTRFIPSLPVAFMKPLSGSGARGMMLDIMEAEGVDSFAGRLASVMQGSTETTFYVLALYFGSVNIKNSRYAVTYGLLADFAGIIASVAIAYFFFG; encoded by the coding sequence ATGGTGCTAAACTACCTCTGGATAGCCTTTTTCCTAATTGCTTTCGTTGTAGCACTAATTAAGCTCCTGGTGGTGGGAGACACAACTGTATTTCCATCTATCGTCAATGCTATCTTTGGAGCAGCCAGAAACGGCTTCGAGATATCCCTTTTTCTAACAGGCATACTGGCTTTTTGGATGGGAATTATGCGTATAGGTGAGAAAGGAGGAATCGTGAAGGTATTAAGTGTGGTGGTAGGCCCTCTCTTTCGCAGATTATTCCCTGCCATACCTCGTGATCACCCGGTCATGACCCCTATTGTAATGAACTTCAGTGCTAACCTGCTGGGACTTGACAATGCTGCCACTCCTATGGGTCTAAAGGCAATGGAAGGCCTTCAGGAACTCAACCCGAATAAGAAAAAAGCGTCGGATGCTCAAATCATGTTTTTAGTGCTTAATACTTCCGGCCTTACCCTTATTCCTATTAATATCATGGTCTATAGGGCAGAAGCAGGAGCGGCTGACCCTGCAGATATCTTCCTGCCAATACTCCTTGCCACAGCCTGTTCCACGCTGGTCGGGTTAATCGCCGTGGGGTTACGCCAGCGCCTGAACTTTTTCGATCCTGTAATTATAGGGTACCTGGTATCTATTGCGGCCGTATTGGGAGGAGGTATGTGGTACCTGCAAACGCTGGATCAGGATACCATGCAAGTGGTATCTGCCAATATTGCTCACGTGACGCTGTTCAGCATCATCATCGGGTTTATCTTATTAGGATGGAAAAAGCGGATCAATGTGTATGAATCCTTCGTAAGCGGTGCAAAAGAAGGCTTTCAGATAGCTGTAAAGATTATTCCCTACCTGGTAGCCATTCTTACGGCCATAGCGGCTTTCAGAGCATCCGGAACGTTAGAACTGATAAACCAATCCATAGCGAGCATGATAGCCGATTTCGGAGGGGACACACGCTTTATCCCCTCATTACCGGTTGCCTTTATGAAACCGCTCAGCGGCTCAGGCGCACGGGGCATGATGCTGGATATTATGGAAGCTGAAGGGGTCGATAGTTTTGCAGGACGGTTAGCAAGTGTAATGCAAGGCAGTACGGAAACCACATTTTATGTGCTGGCGTTGTATTTTGGGTCGGTAAACATTAAGAACAGCCGGTATGCCGTGACTTATGGCCTGCTTGCAGACTTTGCAGGTATCATCGCAAGCGTCGCTATTGCCTACTTCTTTTTTGGATAA
- a CDS encoding 16S rRNA (uracil(1498)-N(3))-methyltransferase, translating to MDLYFHTDLEPDVTNLEEEESRHLIKVLRKKEGDTFRLTNGKGMICKATILTANPKRCEVALSERETQQAPPPMALAIAPTKNMDRIEWLTEKAVEIGVEALYFFDSEHSERRVLKTDRLERKALSAMKQSLTAFLPRIEGLMSYEEMLEKAASYKGKYIAWIDEDVHDHLFDIADFEHSCIVLIGPEGDFTPEEVEKAKGAGITPVSLGNKRLRTETAALAALHTLSLLNR from the coding sequence ATGGATTTATATTTCCATACAGATCTGGAGCCGGATGTAACCAACCTTGAAGAAGAAGAAAGCAGACATCTCATTAAGGTTCTCCGGAAAAAGGAAGGAGATACATTCCGCCTTACCAATGGAAAGGGAATGATCTGCAAGGCCACTATCCTTACTGCTAACCCTAAGCGATGTGAGGTCGCCCTTTCTGAGCGCGAAACACAGCAGGCTCCTCCCCCTATGGCCCTGGCCATTGCTCCCACTAAAAACATGGACCGAATCGAATGGCTCACAGAAAAAGCCGTTGAAATAGGCGTGGAAGCTCTTTACTTTTTTGACAGTGAACATTCCGAAAGAAGGGTACTGAAGACTGACCGGCTGGAAAGAAAGGCGTTGAGTGCTATGAAGCAATCACTTACCGCATTTTTGCCTCGAATAGAGGGACTTATGTCTTATGAGGAAATGTTGGAAAAAGCAGCCTCATACAAAGGAAAATATATTGCCTGGATAGATGAGGACGTGCATGATCACTTATTTGATATTGCCGACTTTGAGCACTCTTGCATCGTACTCATAGGCCCGGAGGGAGATTTCACCCCGGAAGAAGTAGAAAAAGCAAAAGGAGCTGGTATTACCCCTGTAAGCCTGGGAAACAAAAGGCTGCGTACAGAAACCGCTGCTCTGGCAGCACTGCACACCTTGTCATTACTTAATCGTTAG
- a CDS encoding GNAT family N-acetyltransferase, with protein sequence MALEVQLEETGHKGRFYIRKQEKDIAEMTYSAAGKDRIIIDHTQVDKEYRGQDLGKQMVYKAVEYARNRQIKIVPLCPFANAIFKKNEEIRDVL encoded by the coding sequence ATGGCTCTAGAGGTTCAATTGGAGGAAACCGGACATAAAGGCAGGTTTTATATCCGTAAGCAGGAAAAAGATATAGCAGAAATGACCTACTCTGCAGCCGGTAAGGATAGAATAATAATTGACCACACGCAAGTAGACAAAGAGTACCGCGGACAAGACCTGGGAAAGCAAATGGTGTATAAGGCGGTAGAATACGCCAGGAACAGACAAATAAAGATTGTGCCCCTCTGCCCTTTTGCCAACGCAATTTTTAAAAAGAACGAAGAAATCAGAGATGTGCTTTAG